The following proteins come from a genomic window of Tepidiforma thermophila:
- a CDS encoding enoyl-CoA hydratase-related protein — protein MKDYRDILTIKQQRHGIIQLNRPEKMNALSHNLRAELFDALKDFEMDPEVRTIIIRGSGRAFSAGYDLSGVSQTSDDRDYVEKRSGLPNVGPIHPGQGQWPQHLLSGYWQIWECTKPVIAQVHGYCLAGGTELASMCDLMVVAEDAIIGYPPVRAMTPVDIIYHPWHMHMRKVRELLYTGDSVTGREAVELGWANRAVPIDRLCEVTESLAERIANIDGPMLQMTKRQINRVYEIMGFRTSLQVGGDIQELGRVRPGGETFGRIARENGLKAALDWRDGPFGDYGAAPPDAPKPAAATW, from the coding sequence ATGAAGGACTACCGCGACATCCTCACCATCAAGCAGCAGCGCCACGGCATCATCCAGCTCAACCGCCCGGAGAAAATGAACGCGCTCAGCCACAACCTCCGCGCTGAGCTCTTCGATGCTCTCAAAGACTTCGAAATGGACCCCGAGGTCCGCACCATCATCATCCGCGGCTCAGGCCGCGCCTTCTCCGCCGGCTACGACCTCTCCGGCGTCTCCCAAACCAGCGACGACCGCGACTACGTCGAAAAGCGCTCCGGCCTCCCCAACGTCGGCCCCATCCACCCCGGCCAGGGCCAGTGGCCCCAGCACCTCCTCAGCGGCTACTGGCAGATCTGGGAATGCACCAAGCCCGTCATCGCCCAGGTCCACGGCTACTGCCTCGCCGGCGGAACCGAACTCGCCTCCATGTGCGACCTCATGGTCGTCGCCGAAGACGCCATCATCGGCTACCCGCCCGTCCGCGCCATGACACCCGTCGACATCATCTACCACCCCTGGCACATGCACATGCGCAAGGTCCGCGAGCTCCTCTACACCGGCGACAGCGTCACCGGCCGCGAAGCCGTCGAACTCGGCTGGGCCAACCGCGCCGTCCCCATCGACCGCCTCTGCGAGGTCACCGAATCCCTCGCCGAGCGCATCGCCAACATCGACGGCCCCATGCTCCAGATGACCAAGCGCCAAATCAACCGCGTCTACGAAATCATGGGCTTCCGCACCTCCCTCCAGGTCGGCGGCGATATCCAGGAGCTCGGCCGCGTCCGCCCCGGCGGCGAAACCTTCGGCCGCATCGCCCGCGAAAACGGCCTCAAGGCCGCCCTCGACTGGCGCGACGGCCCCTTCGGCGACTACGGCGCTGCCCCGCCCGATGCGCCGAAGCCCGCCGCCGCCACCTGGTGA
- a CDS encoding nuclear transport factor 2 family protein, whose product MPLSVEDQLAIQQLYARYNHAIDSGNGAAWAACFTPDGRFSSASGTFEGREQLEAFGNAFATRMKARHWTNNLVLDGDGETASGSCYLMLLRLAPGEQPPASILVTAIYRDELVRTAEGWKFASRTVVGDS is encoded by the coding sequence ATGCCCCTCTCCGTCGAAGACCAGCTCGCCATCCAGCAGCTCTACGCCCGCTACAACCACGCCATCGATTCCGGCAACGGCGCCGCCTGGGCCGCCTGCTTCACCCCCGATGGCCGGTTCTCCTCCGCCTCCGGCACCTTCGAAGGCCGCGAACAGCTCGAAGCCTTCGGCAACGCCTTCGCCACCCGCATGAAGGCCCGCCACTGGACCAACAACCTAGTCCTCGACGGCGATGGCGAAACCGCTTCCGGGAGCTGCTACCTCATGCTCCTCCGCCTGGCCCCCGGCGAACAGCCGCCCGCCTCCATCCTCGTCACCGCCATCTACCGCGACGAACTGGTCCGCACCGCCGAGGGCTGGAAGTTCGCCAGCCGCACCGTCGTCGGCGACAGCTGA
- a CDS encoding acyl-CoA dehydrogenase family protein, which translates to MRWWEFESVIGSDVIALVRGAAAEAERRSALTPEVVQAIVERGWFKAWVPREFGGLELDLEAGLRLFEAAGWVDGSFGWSVMIGAGGGVFAGLMRETTAHAVFDPKEAVIAGSGNPRGTAERVPGGFRVSGRWQWASGAPWATTFTANCVVTEGGEPVPGANGGPLIRAMAFEPAQVRIHETWDAHGMRGTASHDMEVTEAFVPEERMFSVFEGEPWHPATVFRVPFVEFAEATTASVLPGVALRLFDLVAASTRERTEYGGPRLMAERDDVRSRMAEALVTVEAGRTLLFDAARQTWAEAERGRPAPSTLARLSLAANFAAAGALRAGSIVAPLGGMALNQRADEAGRAWRDLQTAGQHGAIRPTGLAMRGAELLAD; encoded by the coding sequence ATGCGCTGGTGGGAGTTCGAATCGGTTATCGGGAGCGACGTTATTGCGCTGGTGCGCGGCGCGGCGGCAGAGGCCGAGCGGCGGAGTGCGCTGACGCCGGAAGTCGTGCAGGCGATTGTGGAGCGCGGCTGGTTCAAGGCGTGGGTGCCGCGGGAGTTTGGCGGGCTGGAGCTGGATCTCGAGGCGGGGCTGCGGCTGTTCGAAGCGGCGGGCTGGGTCGACGGGTCGTTCGGGTGGAGCGTGATGATCGGGGCGGGCGGCGGCGTGTTCGCGGGGCTGATGCGGGAGACGACGGCGCACGCGGTGTTCGACCCGAAGGAGGCGGTCATCGCGGGGTCGGGGAACCCGCGCGGCACGGCGGAGCGGGTGCCCGGCGGGTTCCGGGTGAGCGGGCGGTGGCAGTGGGCGAGCGGGGCGCCGTGGGCGACGACGTTCACGGCGAACTGCGTGGTGACCGAAGGCGGGGAGCCGGTGCCGGGGGCGAACGGCGGGCCGCTGATCCGGGCGATGGCGTTCGAGCCGGCGCAGGTGCGGATTCACGAGACGTGGGATGCGCACGGGATGCGCGGCACGGCGAGCCACGACATGGAGGTGACGGAGGCGTTCGTGCCGGAGGAGCGGATGTTCTCGGTGTTCGAGGGGGAGCCGTGGCACCCGGCAACGGTCTTCCGGGTGCCGTTCGTGGAGTTCGCGGAGGCGACGACGGCGTCGGTGCTCCCCGGGGTGGCGCTGCGGCTGTTCGACCTGGTGGCGGCATCGACGCGGGAGCGAACGGAGTACGGCGGTCCGCGGCTGATGGCGGAGCGGGACGATGTGCGGAGCCGGATGGCGGAAGCGCTGGTGACGGTTGAGGCGGGGCGCACGCTGCTGTTCGATGCGGCGCGGCAGACGTGGGCGGAGGCGGAGCGGGGCCGGCCGGCGCCGTCGACGCTGGCGCGGCTTTCGCTGGCGGCGAATTTTGCGGCGGCAGGCGCGCTGCGGGCGGGGAGCATCGTTGCGCCGCTGGGCGGGATGGCGCTGAACCAGCGGGCGGACGAGGCCGGGCGGGCGTGGCGCGACCTGCAGACGGCGGGGCAGCACGGGGCGATCCGGCCGACCGGGCTGGCCATGCGGGGCGCGGAGCTGCTGGCGGACTGA
- a CDS encoding PaaI family thioesterase, protein MGAVPPHLAERFAATELHRLLGLELTEARPGFASIALRTSPATLSGVGGAVHGGVLAAMVDIAMLFALQASLEPGDIPNGTADLGITYLRPVHGARATAEAAIVRKGRTMVYAEVSIFDERRTLCARGRTIYALRREPPGG, encoded by the coding sequence ATGGGCGCCGTCCCTCCGCACCTCGCCGAGCGCTTCGCCGCCACCGAGCTGCACCGCCTCCTCGGCCTCGAACTCACCGAAGCCCGGCCCGGGTTCGCCAGCATCGCCCTCCGCACCTCCCCGGCCACCCTCTCCGGGGTCGGGGGCGCCGTCCACGGCGGCGTCCTCGCCGCCATGGTCGATATCGCCATGCTCTTCGCCCTCCAGGCCTCCCTCGAACCCGGCGATATCCCCAACGGCACCGCCGACCTCGGCATTACCTACCTCCGGCCCGTCCACGGGGCCCGCGCCACCGCCGAGGCCGCCATCGTCCGCAAGGGTCGCACCATGGTCTACGCCGAGGTCTCCATCTTCGATGAGCGGCGCACCCTCTGCGCCCGCGGCCGCACCATCTACGCCCTCCGCCGCGAGCCGCCCGGCGGCTAA
- a CDS encoding aldehyde ferredoxin oxidoreductase C-terminal domain-containing protein: MEIDRIVRVDMTTGEITEEPAPERLRYLGGRALGATLLLEETDPTIHPLHRDARLYICPGFLGGTAVTTSGRTSFVFKSPLTGGVKEANVGGQLGHRLARLGIKALVISGASRSGWQRLDIDQHGVRLAPAPELAGRSNYDLHRQLVGEAVGARAAATIGPAGEHRMAAASVAVTDPEGRPTRHAARGGPGAVMGAKGLKAIVVDDTGAPRTIPGLRKDDFRQHVTRFSKLVLEDPRTHNLSTVGTAGVVRFVNRDNIQSMPTRNHRFGTWDRAHTISGQYIEELGATRGGKMLPCMAGCIIKCAILFNDEHGNHVTTALEFETIALLGSNLEIGPADAVAELDRLCDDIGLDTIEIGNAIGVAMEAGVLPWGDWEGTKRLLEEVRAGTPLGRIIGNGTVHTAATFGIDRVPAVKGQGLPAWEPRTLKGMGITYATSPQGADHTAGMVTARGVNAETLVKQSRHEQLVMMAIDSAGVCQFTNALPADLAAFASTRFDIPCDDEVILRMARAAIDAEREFNRRAGFTRADDRLPRWLREEPLYLPDGPAVFDIPDTLIDAVWA; this comes from the coding sequence ATGGAAATCGACCGCATCGTCCGGGTCGACATGACCACGGGCGAGATCACCGAAGAACCTGCCCCCGAGCGCCTCCGCTACCTCGGCGGCCGCGCCCTCGGCGCCACCCTCCTTCTCGAAGAGACCGACCCGACCATCCACCCGCTCCACCGCGACGCCCGCCTCTATATCTGCCCCGGTTTCCTCGGCGGCACCGCCGTCACCACCAGCGGGCGCACCTCCTTCGTGTTTAAGAGCCCCCTCACCGGCGGCGTCAAAGAGGCGAACGTCGGCGGCCAGCTTGGTCACCGCCTCGCCCGCCTCGGCATCAAAGCCCTCGTCATCTCTGGCGCCTCACGCTCCGGCTGGCAGCGGCTCGATATCGACCAGCACGGCGTCCGCCTCGCCCCCGCGCCCGAACTCGCCGGCCGCTCCAACTACGACCTCCACCGCCAGCTCGTCGGCGAAGCCGTCGGCGCCCGCGCCGCAGCCACCATCGGCCCCGCCGGCGAACACCGCATGGCCGCCGCCTCCGTCGCCGTCACCGACCCCGAGGGCCGCCCCACCCGCCACGCCGCCCGCGGCGGCCCCGGCGCCGTCATGGGCGCAAAGGGCCTCAAAGCCATCGTCGTCGACGATACCGGCGCGCCCCGCACCATCCCTGGCCTCCGCAAAGACGACTTCCGCCAGCACGTCACCCGCTTCTCCAAACTCGTCCTCGAAGACCCCCGCACCCACAACCTCTCCACCGTCGGCACCGCCGGCGTCGTCCGCTTCGTCAACCGCGACAATATCCAGTCCATGCCCACCCGCAACCACCGCTTCGGCACCTGGGACCGCGCCCACACCATCTCCGGCCAGTACATCGAAGAGCTCGGGGCCACCCGCGGCGGCAAAATGCTCCCCTGCATGGCCGGCTGCATCATCAAGTGCGCCATCCTCTTCAACGACGAACACGGCAACCACGTCACCACCGCCCTCGAATTCGAAACCATCGCCCTCCTCGGCTCCAACCTCGAAATCGGCCCCGCCGACGCCGTCGCCGAGCTCGACCGCCTCTGCGACGACATCGGCCTCGATACCATCGAAATCGGCAACGCCATCGGCGTCGCCATGGAAGCCGGCGTCCTCCCCTGGGGCGACTGGGAGGGAACAAAGCGCCTCCTCGAAGAGGTCCGCGCCGGCACCCCCCTCGGCCGCATCATCGGCAACGGCACCGTCCACACCGCCGCAACCTTCGGCATCGACCGCGTCCCCGCCGTCAAGGGCCAGGGCCTCCCCGCCTGGGAGCCGCGCACCCTCAAGGGCATGGGCATCACCTACGCCACCAGCCCCCAGGGCGCCGACCACACCGCCGGCATGGTCACCGCCCGCGGCGTCAACGCCGAGACCCTCGTCAAGCAGAGCCGCCACGAACAGCTCGTCATGATGGCCATCGACTCCGCCGGCGTCTGCCAGTTCACCAACGCCCTCCCGGCCGACCTCGCCGCCTTCGCCAGCACCCGCTTCGATATCCCCTGCGACGACGAAGTCATCCTCCGCATGGCCCGCGCCGCCATCGACGCCGAGCGCGAGTTCAACCGCCGCGCCGGCTTCACCCGCGCCGACGACCGCCTGCCCCGCTGGCTCCGCGAAGAGCCGCTTTACCTCCCCGATGGCCCGGCCGTCTTCGATATCCCCGACACCCTCATCGACGCCGTCTGGGCCTGA